The genomic segment TAGTGCCGATAAGGCAACAAGCATACTTATTTAATAAGTCAGTGCCCCACATTTATAAACTATGAGTAGCTTATTAAAGATAAACCTGATGAAATTCCGTTGGTTCTCATCTTGAGCTACATGAAATTTTATTCTTGTTCTTGTAGAAATCAAGTCTCCCGACTTGCTACAGTGAAACCTCTGGACACAAATTCTGCTCACAAAGTATTATCTAAATTATATCTAATACTGAGACATAAAACCCACATAAAATATCACTGGTCAGCTCTGACAAAAGTGAACTGAACTGTTCAGTCAGTCAAGTGCAATTCTTatgtgcaattttttttccGAAAAACTAAGTGCATCCTtgctgcttccataggaattcaGAGGGTAAAAGTAGAAGTCATGTGCTGCTaaacaaatgcatttgattaactgatcatcagtaaGTGTGAGCGCCTCTATAAGCCCtaaagttttggcagtttgttgGTCGGGAGCATTTAGGTGCGAGTTAACGCAATGCAGAGGAGGAAAGAACAACGATCTCAAAGAAGTAATCGTTTCTGCCCATCAGTCTGGGAAAGGTTATAAGAGCATTTCCAAACTAGCTGAAGTCCATCATTTTTCACTGACAAAGAgtattcacaagtggaaaacattcaagacagttGCATGGCGTCCTGGGAGTGGATGTCCCAAGAAATTCAGACAGTGCAATGCtcagaaaaataacaaaatacacCTCTGACTCTACAGGCCTTCATTAGCATGTTAAACAGTATAactagaaaaagactgaacaagtatgacCTGTATGGAGTAGTTgctaaagagatttaaaaagacCTTCTGGAAAGTTACGCTTTAGAGAGAGGAGACCAAAGCAGTGACGTTTGGCAAAGACAGTGTATTAGCACAAAAACCTCACATCatctgtcaagcacggtggagGATGGGTGATGGTTTGAACTCGTTTTTGCAGTCACAGGACTCAGACGGTCACTAAGTTGACCACAAACTCCTCTATGTACCAAAGTATTCAAGAGTTGTGTGTAAGGCCTTCTGTCTGACAGCCAAAGGGTGGCTGGAACTGGATCGTGCAACAGGATGTTGCATGCCCCAGCATAATACTTGCAAGATCCCAAAGCACAGCAGTAAATCTGCAACAGGATGGCTGAAGAAAAAACTCAACCTGACAAATGCAAACGTCAATGAACTGAACCTTGAAATGAAGAGTTGGAAaagaattcctccacagtgatgtgacagactgataaagtcacacagaaatTCTTGCTGCTAAAAGTGAATCATAGGCTAAGTTTTTCTTAGGAGTGTGGCCCTAATATGCTGATCTACCAGTTTAGGGATGTTTGGTAATTATAAGCACTGATTATGGCAGGATAAATCTGGAACAGTTTAAATGATAAAAGGGAACCAAACCAAACATCCCCTGCTTTTATGCCTCTAGAAAGAGGaccaaaaggtaaaaaaaaaaaaaaaagcaaacagaaacTGCATGTAGAGCAGATTCTCATACATGACTCCAAACTCTGAGAACGCAGCAGTGAATaaaaatattcttaagtctaaaaatgtaatttatctATCCAGATTTCTCCCGATCACTCTTTGgagctaaacaaaaataacacagaCACGGCACATTTGTAACAATaaactattctttttttttcatatttacattcGTACCTAATGTGCAAATCAATAATTTAAAGTAGTGtaaaactcttaaagaaatacaaaatcaTATCTTACAGTCCTAAACATGGTGGAGAGTCCATGAACTAGTCGTCACATAGAAACAAAGAGGAGCAACACTGCAGTGTGtacaggagagagacagaagcaaACTGAGAGAGCAGTGGACATCCTTGGCCAGGACACACTAAGTTAAGGACAGCATGGTACATTATCCAAGCATcaccagaacaaacagcaacacaaacactgcGTCTTTACAGTAGTCATGTCAAATGAGCAGAAAGCACTTGGAGGCCTGgggtttcttttttgtgtgtttttttgttgttttttttggaaaagcccctctgattggttaAAGCACTGATGATCACAAAGGCTTGTGGTGCTCATAGCAGCAGGTGCTTCTTTTTAACGGCCTCTAGATATGGAAGAAGAACAATCTCACACTGGACCGGTGACACATCTATACTGCATGTCACCACATAGTGCTAGTAGCATGATTGCacattgtgttgtgttgtgtgtgtgtgtcgggggcAACAGACACGTAAAAACActtcagacaaacacacatcGACCTGCTCTCACTACCCGCAGTTCTTCTCATCTAACACATTTACCAAGTAGCGCAGTCAACAGGCAACTCAGAGAAACACACCATAAGCACTGCATATTTGAGAAGCAAATCATCCTATGCACATTGTTCAGTGTTTggcacaaaaaagaaacattttgaaaatctgaactgtactttttttttcttttaagaagcCGGTTTGGCAGTGCTTGTGGACTTTTAGGAGGTTGACTACGGGCAAAAATGTGAAACAATGTCTTACACAATAGTTTGAGTCCAATTCCGAAACGGCAAACCTTTGCAACTTGGCTAGAACAAAGGTACACTTCACATATGAGAGTTTTACATTTCATCCTAATCCGACATTGCAATCTATAATGCTTACACATTTCAATTCCTGTAGTTCAAATTGGTTTACAAAAGCACACTGACGATCTTTTACAATGTACAAGACACAGTTAACCTACAGTAACTATATTATTGGTGCATAGACAAAATTGAGAGAGGGTGTAGCAAAAGAATCACCAATTTATTGCTTGAAATTCTAATATTATTCCCTCATTAGATTTATATTGATTGCAAAACAACTACAAATTGTTTTTTCCACAGAGATTTTGAAGAACCGAGCAGAGGTATTGCATTCAAACTGATTAAAAGAGATAAAATGTTCCTTCCTGACGAGATGCAAATGTTCTGCactttgaaaaataaagaaatttccTTTCCACATACAGAAAGTTACATCACAGAGATGACTTTTACTCTAAAACAAGTAAAAGACTAAATTGAATGAGACAGAAGTCAAACAAAACTACGATATCTGGCCAAAGCTGCTCACTGTTTCAAGTTCTGCTTCCCCCATCATAAAGTAATAACCTTTACTAACAAGGGAAGGGCGACAGGAATACACAAGCATTCTTCAACAAAACAGGATAATGTTTGCCATCATGTTATTCTAAATGCAGAGTGCAGATGGTGTTGTTCCCTCAGGTCTCCTGCAGACTTGTTGACAAGCGGCTGAAGTAGCGGTGATGGCTATACAGGCCTCTGcattttgctctctctctccctgcgtttcacctcctctctgtagcaGTAGGAGCAgtagttgtctgtctctggcCTACCGTAGAAGGAGCAGTTCTCCCTCTTGCAGCGGCGCTGCTGAAAGCAGTACAAAGGGCTTCCAGAGCTCCGCCCTTTGGTTTTATCTTGGTTGAGCCAGGTGTGAGATGAGTTATCCTCATCGGCAAACTCAAGGCAGTCCTGAATGTCTCCCGCATCGAATCCATTGGTGTAGGTGTGGGACTTGTGTTCGCCAGGCATATTGTAGGACAGCGAATCTATGGTGTTAACAGTGCGGACCCCTGACAGGCGAGCAGGGCTGTAACTCTGGGATGAAAGTGTGCGGTTCTGCTGGGGGTAAGTGGCGCATGTCTTTAGAGTGCCTACCACAGGCTTGTAGGGGTCATCTTGGAAGATGGAGGATTGCATGTTGACATCTTGTAAGTGGATCACGCTGTGCCTCTGGATGGGCGGTGTATGGCTGTAGTGGGCAGACACAGGAACAGGCCCAGGTCTCTTAGCACCAATACTGGGGGAGGAGTAAGGCGCAGGGGTTGGGGCCGGGTGAGAGACATGGTGCAAGGCTGGAGGTGGGGTGAGAGGAGGGGCCGGGACAGAGGCAAGAGGCGCCGGGGGAGTGGGACTGTTCCTGCCCTGCATCTTGAGACCCAGCGGGGGCTGGGAGTTgttataggtgtgtgtgtggtgaggcAGGATGGGAGAGCAGCTCTCCGGAGGTGAGCTGTCTGATCTCTCCCTCTGGAAGACACTCTCATGCTCAGGCTTCTTGACAGCTACCTCATTGGTGACAGCGGGCTTCTTTTCGGCCTCCTTCCTCTTCTGGTCCTGCTCCTGGCTGAAGCGCTCCTGGGCGTTTGTCAAGTAGTAGCTGATCATCTCTTCGTGGAACTGGTGTCGATGGCTGGTGAGCAGGAGTCCTGCAAAAATGAACTTACGCTCCCCCTGCATGGCAGCCCGTAGGATGTTGAGGCTGAGCTTGACATCGGTGCTGTATTTCCAGTTTTCCAGGGTCTTGTCCCCTGAGCCTTTACCTGCACTGTCCTGTCTCTCAGTGGGCGAGGAGCTGGAGGGTCTGTCTCTGTCCGTAGGGGAAGGACTAGTTGCCTTCTCAGAAGAAGTGGAGCTTGCAGACTGGCCCGAGTCCTCCTTGCTTCCCTTGGTTGACTTAGActcctttttctttgtcttttcccCTCCGTTCTCCCCACTGCGACCTGAGCCAGAGTTAGATTTGTTCATTTTGCCATGAACAAGGCCACCCAGACCTCCcatgttcttcttcagcttGATTCCAAGGGTTTTGCTGAAGCTACCTAGTTTGTTGGCTACAGAGTCGGCCCGGctcttgtctttgtcttttcGCTGCTTGTCTTTATCCTTCTCCTTGCTTGGCTTGCCAGTGTTGACGTTAGAGTTGCTGCCGACAGACTCGCGGTCAGAGTCCATGGACTCGGCCAGAGACTGGACATCCTCACCTGCGGAGGCTGTGGGAGACTCTGGCTGAGCCAGGGGAGCCTGCACAAagacacgcaaacacacacgaCTGAAGAGTTGTTCGAAATTCACGTGTGGATTAGCACCATGAAGATTTAAGGGGAAAGCTTGCCGCAAAACTTTACCTACATATTTTCAATGAATCCATCTGAATTATTGTTGGGTTGACTAGTTTTTGCCTAACAGAACAACACCTAGACCGCACTCGCCTTGTGGTGCTCAAAACATATGAAAACATATCAGCGTCGCTTGATCGACCTTGTAGCTCGTAGTGAGCACCTTCATGTAGTAACTACGTTTTCTTCTACCAGACTACACCTGCTGTATCTGGGTCATGTTTTCTGATAAGAAACACTGCTGCTGAATTTTTCACTTCTATTTTAGGTACTTTGAGCACCACAAAGCAAGTGCCTTCTACTTCCATTCTATTAAAGAGAAGAAAGACTTATATACACATGATTTTCCAAAAATTAAGCAAATCATGGAAGGATAAATAGCACTACAGACCaaatatgcatttttaattttgagGTAAACTTTCCCTTTCATGTATTCccaatgaatttaaaaaaaaagaggaagaaatcaAACAAGTATAATTGcctgttttctattttttatagCCAGTAAACACATAAATGTCTAAGAT from the Oreochromis niloticus isolate F11D_XX linkage group LG7, O_niloticus_UMD_NMBU, whole genome shotgun sequence genome contains:
- the otud7a gene encoding OTU domain-containing protein 7A, giving the protein MTLDMDAVLSDFVRSTGAEPGLARDLLEGKNWDLSAALNDYEELRQVHTANLPQVFNEGRYYKQPETRDTPTHVSKIDRPCAQKQEDNAQEKRLSRGISHASSAIVSLARLQVASECTSEQFPLEMPIYTFQLPDLSVYSEDFRSFIERDLIEQSTMMALEQAGRLNWWSTMCTSCKKLLPLATTGDGNCLLHAASLGMWGFHDRDLMLRKSLYTMMKSGAERDALKRRWRWQQTQQNKESGLLYTEEEWEKEWNELLKLASSEPRTHLSKNGNTSGGVDNSEDPVYESLEEFHVFVLAHVLRRPIVVVADTMLRDSGGEAFAPIPFGGLYLPLEVPPSRCHCSPLVLAYDQAHFSALVSMEQRDQQREQAVIPLTDSEHKLLALHFAVDPGRDWEWGRDDNDNAKLANLILSLEAKLNLLHNYMNVTWIRIPSETRAPLAQPESPTASAGEDVQSLAESMDSDRESVGSNSNVNTGKPSKEKDKDKQRKDKDKSRADSVANKLGSFSKTLGIKLKKNMGGLGGLVHGKMNKSNSGSGRSGENGGEKTKKKESKSTKGSKEDSGQSASSTSSEKATSPSPTDRDRPSSSSPTERQDSAGKGSGDKTLENWKYSTDVKLSLNILRAAMQGERKFIFAGLLLTSHRHQFHEEMISYYLTNAQERFSQEQDQKRKEAEKKPAVTNEVAVKKPEHESVFQRERSDSSPPESCSPILPHHTHTYNNSQPPLGLKMQGRNSPTPPAPLASVPAPPLTPPPALHHVSHPAPTPAPYSSPSIGAKRPGPVPVSAHYSHTPPIQRHSVIHLQDVNMQSSIFQDDPYKPVVGTLKTCATYPQQNRTLSSQSYSPARLSGVRTVNTIDSLSYNMPGEHKSHTYTNGFDAGDIQDCLEFADEDNSSHTWLNQDKTKGRSSGSPLYCFQQRRCKRENCSFYGRPETDNYCSYCYREEVKRRERESKMQRPV